From the Motacilla alba alba isolate MOTALB_02 chromosome 1, Motacilla_alba_V1.0_pri, whole genome shotgun sequence genome, the window TTGGGAGGCAAGGTgcaagctgtgctgctcctaCTGCCTTCTtagaatcatcaaggttgggAAAAacttccaagatcatcaagtccaactgaATTCCACATGCACACTAAGTTGTATCACAAAGCACCATGTCTgtgttttttgaacactttctTTCAGGGATGGTGGGTGACTCCAccattccctgggagcctgttccactgctttATCACATCCAGTCAAGAAAATTTTCATAATATGTGGCCTGAACTTCCCTTGTCAAAATTGGAGGctgtttccccttgtcctatcacaaGCTGTCTGAGAGAAGAGGCCAAGCCCCACGTTGCTGTGatctcctttcaggcagttgtagagagcagtaAGGTCTCACctcagccttcttttctccaagctAAGCAACTCCCAGCTTCAGctccttcaccagctccattgcccttctctggatatACTCCAGCACCTCTGTCCTGCTTGTAGTGAGGGGCCTAAAACTGAGCACGTGACTCAAGATGTAGCTTCTCAtcagtgccaagtacaggggcGCTACCCCTTTAGctcagaaaaatctttcttctctcAGCAAAGTActagagcagagctgcagtgtgctGGGGGATTGGCAGACCCCTGAGGAGAGAGTGAGGTGTTTGCCCTCCTTTCAGAGGAGGGATAAAGAGGGATTTTTGTTGCTATTGCTACAGCTTACATCATAGAATGAAATCACCAAGGAATAGAATTTAGTCATTCACTGAGTTCTGATTAGCACAGTGTGCACTTCAAAAATGTCAGCCAGCCAAGTTCTTCAAATAGTGTGCAATGAATAAATCTGATCTGATACATCTATTTAGATGATTGAATTAATGAGAGGGGAATGACCTGTGAGCACTTTGCACTTGGTACTAAGAGACAAACTCAAGAGTGGTGGCAGAAACTAGGAGCAAACTTTCCCTACCCAGTAGCACACAGAGTAAGTATATTCCTAAATCTTAATTTCACATCTGAAGATTCCTGTTGGAGGTGTGAcatatttctttcctcctttttctgaaCACGAATGAATTCCATCTGGAAGGTGTACTGGGACTGTGCATCGCATAACATGGCCATATTTCTTGCAGTTTGCTTTGGGAAAAGGTTTATCTTCCTTTgtattatttccttttgatgTTGCTGACAGTTGCTGCTGTGGCAAACGTAGCAGAAATTCTGCTTCAACAGAGTATTATGTATCCCAATAGAGAACAAAATTAAAGCATGCCCTAGTATAGAAGTTAAACTTCTGACTTTTGCAAAGATAGATGGATGTCTTTTGAGTTGTCCTGACCTTCTTGcttgctgagaagaaaaatattttgggctTGAGTTTAGAGCTTATGAACACATTTTTATCAGCTGCAGTCAGTAGAGTGTGTGTTTTCACAcacttgtttatttttgctggtAGTTTTCCCACTGACTTGAATTAGTAAAAAACTATGTTGTACAGCAGGGCCCTTCTGAGAATGATCTGAACTTCACACCCCCAAATATTGGGTGCAAAAAGGGTTGTGTTTGtatgcattttgtttcttcagaatttgaaaacatttttgtaaatattatgTAAATACAATTAAGCCACAATTGTAGGtttgttttaaacaattttattttgaaaaatacaatgtGCAATGTAATGTCAACTAACTGTAATACTGACACTGTCAATCAGAACTTGTACTTCGCACAATGATCAGCTAGACATGCAATAAAATATGTACCTGTCATGAAGCACTCCCACTTCCACTGTTCAGTTTCATCATTATCTCTTTATGGCATGTAACAAATCCATGTACATTGAAACACTCTCTACTTTTGCAGTCTTTCTACAGACTTGACAGCACACACTTATCACATAGCTCAAGAACACTGGGGTCACAGCAGCCTTATTGGAATTGAATGGCCTTTGCCATTGATTTCAGTTGGCAGAAGGCTTCACCCTGGATATCCACCTATTAATGTATTGTGTGTGGCCATTGTTATCCTTGAACTGTATCACTTGCTTGtaactggaatatttttaggaaaaaaaatattaaaaatggtATGTTGTGTCAAAAACAGCCAAATAGTTTTACATCATGGGTTTTGCATTAGTTTTTGTTATTGATAGAAATCTTAAACACCAACACTGCTATTAGAGATTCTCAAGCTGTTTTCCCTCCAGATTTGGAGAGTATAAAGAAAAAGGTTAAGAAATGTTAATAGTACAGTGAGACACAGAGTGGCAAAGGTAGCTCTGAACATCCATGTGTTTCAGACTATATATTGCGAGCACGgctttcctcccttcttcctcaCCTCTTAGTTTGCACTTTAAATATCCTTTCCACATTCAGGGCAAAGGATGTCATCCCTTTCTGTGAGGAAGCCACGACCCACCAATGAAAGGGAGCACTTCTTACAGTTAAAGCAATCATTATGCCACTGCCGTTCTTCAAAAGAGATGTACTTGGTTCCTCCGAGTCctgtttgaaaagcaaaatcGTTCTGTTACAAGAAAACAATAGCAGGTCAGCCATCAGGTCATGCAGACTGACACGGAGATCTGACatgcagcagtgaaaaaatgCCATTGTGGCAAATCTGTTTGTTGCTGTGCTAACTTTGCCACCCTTATTCTGACTAATATTTTCATCCTCAAATACTTCTGTTGCTTTCAGCAAAGTTAATGAGTAAGGTTGTTATCCCTAGTGATAATGGCAGAAATGAACTTCCCAGGGAAGGCCCTGCAACATgtagcagaagaaaagcaaagcacctGCCTCTGAACAGAATTCTGATAGGTTTTTACAGAATGTTTTATGGCACCTGAGTATGTTAATTTATGTTTTGTAGAGGTGCATTTtagataattaaaaaagaagtctgTCATGTGTCATGACTTGATTCATAGCTCTGAAGGAAGAATGCCTCAGGAAAAGAAGCAGGTTAGTAAAAAAGCATTCCAGAGTTTGAGGCTATGGCAGTTTTCATTGGGTGTATTGAAGttgtacaaaagaaaaaaaaaaaaaaggaaaaatatctcttAGTAGTAATTGTCTTTTGTTTAACCTCAAAAATTACTAGCTGATGTTCCATGAGAAGATTTAGTTGGGCATCTCTTGTACCAGGTCAGactttttgtttagttttgccTTTAGTAGCAACTCAACACACAAAACAGCCACAAAATGTAAAAGCACCAGCCATGAGAGACCTACCACTGATTGGGTTTGTACATCCAGCACACTTTTTGGCATAGAGGTTGCAGAAGCAGCTCAAGCAGTATGCAAACTCATCCCTGGAGGTAAAGCGCTGCCCAGACAACTGCTTCTTGCATGCAGTACACACGAAACACTCCTTATGCCATGGTTGCTCCCGGTAAGTAACGCCTCCTGTGGTGATAGcctgtttaagaaaaaaaaaaaaagacaagaaagtgTTTTCTTAAGAGTGGAAAGTTTGTATTTTGATTTGGTAAAGAGGAAGGTTGATgggatttttgtgtgtgggaggaagggaagaaggcTTAGCAACAGCAAGATTATAATTTTGCTTGGTGTAGACCTTGAGAAAATCATGCAAGTGCTTTATTGTAATTTCcttatttataaaaagaaactaaaagtACTTTATTCTGCATATATCGTAAAATCTCACTCTCAATTTTACTCTGCTTTTCAAGCTACTCTTTGTATGTTGCTTTTTGTATGCATGTACCAGAGTTTGTCTCATTACTGTTCCTTCACCTGTCCTTTTCTTCATGGCAGAGGAATTACTCGATGTGTTTCAactttcctgtttctttctttgggaGAGACTtgtttatttcatattttagatTAAGTATTTCTGCTTCTCCCGACTTTGTCAGGGATTTTTCTCTTACAAGTAAGTGAAACTGAAATGATATAATCTCTTAAAACCAGTTAATTCTTAATCTTTTTACACATACGAAAATGAGATATTCTGCCTACTGGGATATAAAATGGGATGGACTTCAATCCCTTAGGTTTCA encodes:
- the FHL2 gene encoding four and a half LIM domains protein 2 isoform X3 — its product is MPGTRKMEYKGNSWHETCFICYRCQQPIGTKSFIPKDNQNFCVPCYEKQFAMQCVQCKKAITTGGVTYREQPWHKECFVCTACKKQLSGQRFTSRDEFAYCLSCFCNLYAKKCAGCTNPISGLGGTKYISFEERQWHNDCFNCKKCSLSLVGRGFLTERDDILCPECGKDI